The window gaaatttttattaaaactttgtaggatgtttatttagtcaactatttattagtttatcataaaaaattggaaggaaatgcattgtatgatggatttaactgatttaagttgattatatagcgagctgacaaacattgtgagtggaaaatatgtagtaattaataaaagaagtttaaacacactataatcatttatatataatgaattagtataatattttacactttatacattgcatggtaagatatatgagtgacttagtactaCATAGaattcctatcaaggtctaaaatatcgatgatatcggaaatatcggtagtccaaaaactcaaaattttcgatgaaaatatcgggataatatcaatattttatattttgatctCAACCCAAACTTACCGGCAACCTCCTCCTCCAATCACGTGGCCGGTCACCCATCTGCCCGTTGCCCGCCTTTCACTCCTTTCCGGCTTTCCCTCACTCAAATAGTCAACTTCCCACCTGCCCCATCTGCCCCAAATACTGCaacttccaaatatatatacactacCAACCGCTTGTTTTCTTCCATTCACACAACATTTTCCAAAATGGCCAAGCTCCTCCTCAGCCTCGCcgctctcttcttcctcttcgccTTCTCCCGCGCTCACACCTCCTCCGATCTACCCGCCAACGAAATCAAAGCCCGCGATCCAGCCGACGTCAAGTTACCCGAATCCAATCCCAAGCGCAAaacccccaccaccaccaccatcctcTTGCCTAGCGAGAAACCCGACACCGAGTCCGCAACCGGCGCCACCATCTTACCAAAGGAAGAGTCGACCATCGAGACCGTCCCGTTGACCGTCTTCAGCTTCCGCCCCGTCAACCGCCATTTCCCCAGGCGCCCCTTCCCGTTGTCTTTCCGTCACGGCCGCCCATGCGGCCACGGCCGCCGCCCCTGGACCCCGCGCTTTCACGGAGGCGAGCGCGAACATCGCGAGGGCGAGTCTGTTTCGTACGGCAACGATATGATCATGGCGTCCGGGGACAACATGGGATTCGATCCGGCGTTTCGCGGTGGAGAGCGACAGATCCCCGCTAGGTGGGTCAATTTCCGCCACGGTGGGCCTAGGTTCCCGTTCAGGCATGAGGAAGAAATGGAATTGGAGAGGCCGCatcaccaccaccgccaccaccatGACCACGACCAAGACCGCCGCGAAGGATTCGAAGGAATGGAGAAGCCGTTTAGAGAGCACAAGCATGAGCATGAGGGCGGTTTGATGAGGAAGTTCCGCAAGTTCTTGAGCCACTTTTGAGCTTTGAAACCATTGATTGATCCCACATATCAATCTAATCTATCTTTTTATGCTTACTTCTAGTTTATGTAAAGAACTTTGCATCCATGAGAGATGTTGAATCGTGTTTATGTTCGTAAACTCATAatcgtatgtatgtatgtatgtatgtatttgtttgtgtttgtgtttgtatTTGTATTGAGTATGAGTAGATTGTGTTTATGTATTTGTActtgatgaatttgaattttgtttgagaTTATTGGTTCTCTAAGTATATCGGAATTTTGCTTGAAACGATCGTCTTGCAAATAAAATAACAGGTGAGACAATGGGGGATAAGCTTCATCGTCGAGAGGGAAACAGCCCGGATCACCAGCTAAGGCCCCTAAATGACTGCTCGGTGATAAAGGAGGTAGTTCAAAATCAAATCCTGATGACACAACGACTAAATACTGAAAAGTGATCATTTTAGCGAGcgaatgatttgttttctttcggatttggatcctcttcgaGCCAACTGGTCAGGATTCTCCTGACCAGTATTCGTgaaccgttggatttttatccaacggctataattattatagcttTTAGAAGCTTCTTGTTTGTAGTCGTTGAATTTTTGTGGACATTCAACGGTCCacgagaggatccaaatcctccCAAATATAAGCAATAGAATTGTCCTTTCTCTGTATAGtgcgaaaaagaaaaaaaattacggAGCTGAGTAGTAGCTTTGGGAGAACAGAGAGGACGAGTTTACATTTAACCCTTTAGGAGTAGTTAGAACATGAAGCTGTTTTCTGGGCACCGCTCAATTCCGAGCATTGCAAGGGGGTTACAAGATGTGCAGCCCCGCTAACCATAAGGCATTTCTTGATCCCGTCACACCGTGGAGGTTGATCTTGCAGAGGCAGATTCCGGTAAAATTCAGGCCCAGGAGTAAACCGGCCTGCTGAACCTGCACGCTCCAGATGTCCTTCAACGTGATGCCCGTCACGATTGGGAAAGCGTTTTGGTTGCATTTTTCATCCGGATGGTCTCCAACATCTCCTGCTATCTTTACTCCCTTTCGTACTTTTTCCATGTACATGTCTGACACGGTGATGCTTCTTATAAACCCTCCACGACCGATGTTTGTTTTTATATTGATGCCAACTCCCATGTTGTAACGGTTTATGTGTTCTGCCAGGACATTCTCCACTCCACCAGAGGTTTCACTTCCGACTGCAATTCCAGCAAACTGGGATGATCCTCTAATCCGGCGGATGGTAATGTCAAAACTTGGGCGACCGTAAGCGATCCCATACTCATCCCATCCACTCTTTACAGCCACGAGATCCTCTCCAGTGGATATGTAGGAGTCCTCTATGCAGACATTAGAGCTTGAATCTGCACAAATGAATACaaacatatatatcatgaacACAAAGGCTTCCCACTTTAAATAGAGGAAGATAGACCGTTTGTGATTTCCACAACTAATCCTGTCATGGCATTATCTACAGAATTTATAGATAATTCGAATAGAGAAGTAATGACGCATGCCAATTCATGCAAGTTAATATACTAAATTTTCAACATTATGCGACCTCTCTTTAATCTAGCAGCAGTTATCTTTTTCCCAGAGAACAAGATGTGGCTTG is drawn from Malus domestica chromosome 14, GDT2T_hap1 and contains these coding sequences:
- the LOC103404356 gene encoding uncharacterized protein codes for the protein MAKLLLSLAALFFLFAFSRAHTSSDLPANEIKARDPADVKLPESNPKRKTPTTTTILLPSEKPDTESATGATILPKEESTIETVPLTVFSFRPVNRHFPRRPFPLSFRHGRPCGHGRRPWTPRFHGGEREHREGESVSYGNDMIMASGDNMGFDPAFRGGERQIPARWVNFRHGGPRFPFRHEEEMELERPHHHHRHHHDHDQDRREGFEGMEKPFREHKHEHEGGLMRKFRKFLSHF